In a single window of the Amycolatopsis sp. cg5 genome:
- a CDS encoding Asp23/Gls24 family envelope stress response protein, whose amino-acid sequence MSDVMNSIFGRAKTETHEPYAPATAEPETVAAEAIQDETTESAGDAAETEAAEVDAVETADEDSTEETDEDAAESTDEAVAEDDDDADDAEADEDSAELADEEAEEADEAAADEESDEAIADDDTETDEAADEAVADESDEATADEADDADEAAEGEADEATADETVAGDAAETAEEAEVADAPEVAETEAATDEAATEASADESAADSAEEPAEAPAEEAAPAEARPAAGARGATTVGDGVVVKIVNVVSRKAEGVHELAEDGIAVELEGDVATIKISVVVEFGHAVKTVAEQIRVNVVDAVEQFLGLDVAVVDVHVTDIHLPDLV is encoded by the coding sequence ATGTCTGATGTCATGAACAGCATCTTCGGCCGCGCCAAGACCGAGACCCACGAGCCGTACGCGCCCGCCACCGCCGAGCCGGAAACCGTTGCGGCCGAAGCGATCCAGGACGAGACGACGGAATCCGCGGGCGACGCCGCCGAGACCGAAGCCGCCGAAGTGGACGCCGTCGAGACCGCTGACGAAGACAGCACGGAAGAGACGGACGAGGACGCCGCCGAGAGCACCGACGAAGCGGTCGCCGAAGACGACGACGACGCGGATGACGCCGAGGCGGACGAGGACAGCGCCGAGCTCGCCGACGAGGAGGCCGAGGAAGCCGACGAGGCTGCCGCGGACGAGGAGTCGGACGAGGCGATCGCCGACGACGACACCGAAACCGACGAAGCGGCAGACGAAGCCGTCGCCGACGAGAGCGACGAAGCGACCGCCGACGAGGCGGACGACGCTGACGAAGCGGCCGAGGGCGAAGCCGACGAGGCGACCGCGGACGAGACTGTCGCCGGCGACGCGGCCGAGACCGCCGAAGAAGCCGAGGTCGCCGACGCTCCCGAGGTCGCCGAGACCGAAGCCGCCACGGACGAAGCTGCCACAGAAGCGTCCGCCGATGAGTCCGCCGCCGACTCCGCCGAGGAGCCCGCTGAGGCACCCGCCGAAGAAGCCGCCCCGGCCGAGGCCCGTCCCGCCGCAGGCGCCCGCGGCGCCACCACGGTCGGCGACGGCGTGGTCGTCAAGATCGTGAACGTGGTGTCCCGCAAGGCCGAAGGCGTCCACGAACTCGCCGAGGACGGCATCGCCGTCGAGCTCGAGGGTGACGTCGCGACGATCAAGATCTCGGTGGTCGTCGAGTTCGGGCACGCGGTCAAGACCGTCGCCGAGCAGATCCGGGTCAACGTGGTCGACGCGGTCGAGCAGTTCCTCGGCCTCGATGTCGCGGTCGTCGACGTGCACGTCACCGACATCCACCTGCCCGACCTGGTCTGA
- a CDS encoding beta-1,3-glucanase family protein, which produces MRSKLLSWLAAITVALPLIVSPQAQAAQPSLLPLTVTNNSNRSDQVYLYVLGGYNGRLGYVNAAGQFTAWSGGAIPPSPAPDASIPGPAGGGSKTLNIPLNLSSGRLYMSFGEKLKFFITPDGLVQPAPWNPSDPNRNILFDWSEFTYNDGGLWLNSSQVDMFAVPHAVEVTNSAGATKREGELKAGGRNNFFAALRNQPGDWSKLIQTRGDGTVVRALAPRLGIESGLFGGGYFDGYTTEVWNIYKNTTLTVVPIRENTAIKFFGRTDSAGVMQFTNTAGVRVASVQRPSTRDVFGCDGRLGAPNSDTGLITRSLCAALHRSTLGYLHTQPTYNPAEFYTRSITDHYSRKIHEQMVDGKAYGFSFDDVGNFESLVHDPNPRSARVVLTPF; this is translated from the coding sequence GTGCGTTCGAAACTGCTGTCCTGGCTGGCCGCCATCACGGTCGCCCTACCTTTGATCGTCTCCCCGCAGGCACAGGCGGCTCAGCCGTCGCTGCTGCCGCTGACCGTCACGAACAACTCGAACCGGTCCGACCAGGTGTACCTCTACGTGCTCGGCGGGTACAACGGGCGGCTCGGCTACGTCAACGCCGCCGGGCAGTTCACCGCGTGGTCGGGTGGCGCCATTCCGCCGAGCCCGGCGCCGGACGCGTCGATCCCCGGTCCGGCGGGTGGTGGCTCGAAGACGCTCAACATCCCGCTCAACCTGTCGAGCGGGCGGCTGTACATGTCGTTCGGTGAGAAGCTGAAGTTCTTCATCACGCCGGACGGGCTCGTCCAGCCCGCACCGTGGAACCCCAGCGACCCGAACCGCAACATCCTGTTCGACTGGAGCGAGTTCACCTACAACGATGGTGGGCTGTGGCTGAACTCGTCGCAGGTCGACATGTTCGCGGTGCCGCACGCCGTCGAGGTGACCAACAGCGCAGGCGCCACCAAGCGCGAAGGCGAGCTCAAGGCGGGTGGCCGTAACAACTTCTTCGCCGCGCTGCGCAACCAGCCCGGCGATTGGTCGAAGCTGATCCAGACCCGGGGTGACGGCACGGTCGTGCGCGCGCTCGCGCCGCGGCTGGGCATCGAGTCGGGTCTGTTCGGCGGCGGCTACTTCGACGGCTACACGACCGAGGTGTGGAACATCTACAAGAACACCACGCTGACCGTGGTGCCGATCAGGGAGAACACGGCCATCAAGTTCTTCGGCCGGACCGACTCGGCCGGGGTCATGCAGTTCACGAACACCGCGGGCGTGCGGGTGGCGTCGGTCCAGCGGCCGTCGACCAGGGACGTCTTCGGCTGCGACGGCAGGCTCGGGGCGCCCAACAGCGACACCGGCCTGATCACCCGGTCGCTGTGCGCCGCGCTGCACCGCTCCACGCTCGGCTACCTGCACACCCAGCCGACCTACAACCCGGCCGAGTTCTACACGCGCTCGATCACCGACCACTACTCGCGCAAGATCCACGAGCAGATGGTCGACGGCAAGGCGTACGGGTTCTCGTTCGACGACGTCGGCAACTTCGAGTCGCTCGTGCACGACCCGAACCCGCGCTCGGCGCGCGTGGTGCTCACGCCGTTCTGA
- a CDS encoding choice-of-anchor A family protein — translation MRARRFASISAGAAAAVCVAALVVTGGAVAAPLPGGLGPCAGDACPGKYPPVNNGGYPGRDNAVNVYVGGDFQVRGAAAEAEGRVVVLGDFDMAKRQGVSAVYNVGIAGVGSRVPPPDGADFLTTGGNVSIAQDQRLLADGGVVRHAGTITGTISGKVEKDADAAKPYAKLRDDLHVASQCYARDTAGPRPATGTARNDGYRTLFTGDGKSALQVFTVDFDLTAANGGMQGIEFEGIPAGATVLVNLVGAARTINTFTGDPGDADPVNKLRERLLWNFPDATKVKIAGGAQFQGSVLVGDPGSTTTVTASGMNGRFFTTGTLVHASEETGGGGQEFHAYPFTGDLPECGGEPTPTSSSPTSSTSTSTTTSSSSSSTSPTTTTTKTTSSTTPSSSTTTTSKSTSTTTTTSSSTTTSSSTTSSSKPSSSTSPSSSTATSSSEPSSSTTSSTTPGPGVTTVTTPGQPGPTTPGPTTGPLASTGTEVRGLLTGGLFLLLFGGALVTLARLARRRDGS, via the coding sequence ATGCGTGCACGCCGGTTCGCCTCGATTTCCGCCGGAGCCGCCGCGGCGGTATGTGTGGCGGCCCTGGTCGTCACTGGTGGCGCGGTCGCCGCCCCATTGCCGGGCGGATTGGGACCGTGCGCCGGAGACGCCTGTCCCGGTAAGTATCCGCCGGTGAACAATGGCGGCTATCCAGGCCGGGACAACGCCGTCAACGTTTATGTCGGCGGCGATTTCCAGGTGCGTGGCGCGGCGGCGGAAGCCGAAGGCCGCGTTGTCGTGCTCGGCGATTTCGACATGGCGAAACGACAGGGCGTTTCCGCCGTCTACAACGTCGGGATCGCGGGAGTCGGCTCGCGGGTGCCACCGCCCGACGGCGCGGATTTCCTGACCACGGGCGGGAACGTGAGCATCGCCCAGGACCAGCGGCTGCTCGCCGACGGCGGCGTCGTCCGGCACGCGGGCACCATCACCGGGACGATCTCTGGAAAGGTCGAGAAAGACGCCGACGCGGCGAAACCGTATGCGAAACTGCGCGACGATCTGCATGTCGCGAGCCAGTGCTACGCGCGTGACACCGCCGGACCACGGCCTGCCACCGGTACCGCGCGCAACGACGGATATCGGACCCTGTTCACCGGGGACGGGAAGTCCGCGTTGCAGGTGTTCACCGTGGACTTCGACCTCACCGCCGCCAACGGTGGCATGCAGGGCATCGAATTCGAGGGAATTCCGGCCGGCGCGACAGTTCTCGTGAACCTGGTCGGGGCGGCCAGGACGATCAACACGTTCACCGGTGATCCCGGCGACGCCGATCCGGTGAACAAACTGCGGGAACGTCTCCTGTGGAACTTCCCGGACGCCACCAAGGTGAAGATCGCCGGTGGCGCCCAGTTCCAGGGCAGCGTGCTGGTCGGCGATCCGGGCAGCACGACCACGGTCACCGCGTCCGGCATGAACGGCCGCTTCTTCACCACAGGCACACTGGTGCACGCCTCGGAGGAGACCGGAGGCGGCGGGCAGGAGTTCCACGCCTACCCGTTCACCGGCGATCTCCCCGAATGCGGCGGCGAACCGACGCCCACGTCCTCTTCCCCGACGTCGTCCACCTCGACCTCGACCACCACCTCGTCTTCGTCCAGCTCGACGAGCCCGACCACCACCACGACGAAGACCACCAGCTCGACCACGCCATCGAGCAGCACCACCACGACCAGCAAGAGCACCTCGACGACGACCACCACATCGTCCAGCACCACTACATCGAGCAGCACAACGTCGAGCAGCAAGCCTTCCAGCAGTACGTCGCCGAGCAGCAGTACCGCCACCTCGAGCAGCGAGCCATCCAGCAGCACCACCTCGAGCACGACTCCAGGCCCGGGTGTGACCACGGTGACCACACCCGGCCAGCCTGGACCGACCACCCCAGGCCCGACCACCGGCCCGCTCGCCTCGACCGGCACCGAGGTCCGCGGCCTGCTGACCGGTGGCCTCTTCCTGCTGCTCTTCGGCGGCGCCCTGGTCACGCTCGCCCGCTTGGCAAGGCGCCGCGACGGCAGCTAG
- a CDS encoding AAA family ATPase yields MRLLGRQDEIRRLDQLVGDARKGGGGALVVRGEPGIGKSTLLGHVREAAGFRVIEASGAEFETELPFAALHQLCVPLLGHLGELSDRNRDALEVAFGLTSGTPDFFRIGLATLELLASATKRSPVLCLIDDAHWLDDASAKAMTFLARRLTSEPVAMIFASRAATGLAELPDLVLEGLRDADAKALLTPETGDPVDDQIRDRILAEARGNPLALLELPRAGGFATPDTSSVPNRIERSFQARLAELPEDARLLLILASADPTGDPRLLWPAAQQLDIEVTAASSSAEAAELIEFSTRVRFCHPLARSAVYRAASPAVRRRAHLALAEVTDPGIDPDRRVWHRAQGNAGPDDDIAAELENSASRAQARGGIAAAAAFLERAAALSLDPAKRTERTLAAAQAKLDAGATDSAAELLTAAETGGLDERTHAKVDLLRGRLGFIRHAHSDGAASMLSAARRLAPLDAAQSRDHFLDALEMGLLVGRAAGVLDTVVTQARSAPTAPEPPDLLDALILLTTDGYRAAVPVLRGILVDSAKWTRRPALATTIAADLWDADAHAEISEWLVKSGRDAGSPHVLRLGLAQVACAAVNTGEFGQAMSAIAEEEAIADALSVPTVLYPQVHLAAMRGRREELAELTAKAAALASTKDLGMMHANVDWATAVISNGLADYRAALTAAERATAPGDLYLSGVALPELVEAAMRCGEQATAESALARLTERTAPIGTAWALGVTAYTRALVTGDEADYVEAIDRLTASQARIHLARAHLLFGEWLRRAGRRRDAREQLRTAHEHLSDIGMEAFARRAAEELRATGEVARTRSTGTFDQLTMQEVHIARLVATGATSKEVAARLFLSPRTVDAHLRNIFRKLGITSRRQLRDLPDLA; encoded by the coding sequence ATGCGACTTCTCGGCAGGCAGGACGAGATCCGGCGGCTCGACCAGCTCGTCGGCGACGCGCGCAAGGGTGGCGGTGGCGCGCTCGTCGTGCGTGGCGAGCCGGGCATCGGCAAGAGCACGCTGCTGGGGCACGTGCGCGAGGCCGCGGGTTTCCGGGTCATCGAGGCCTCCGGGGCCGAGTTCGAGACCGAGTTGCCGTTCGCGGCGCTGCACCAGCTGTGCGTGCCGCTGCTCGGTCACCTCGGCGAACTGTCCGACCGGAACCGTGACGCGCTCGAGGTGGCATTCGGGCTGACGAGCGGCACGCCCGACTTCTTCCGCATCGGGCTCGCCACCTTGGAACTGCTGGCTTCCGCTACGAAACGAAGCCCGGTGCTGTGCCTGATCGACGACGCGCACTGGCTCGACGACGCGTCGGCGAAGGCGATGACCTTCCTCGCCAGGCGCCTCACCTCGGAGCCGGTCGCGATGATCTTCGCGAGCCGCGCCGCCACCGGGCTCGCGGAGCTGCCGGACCTGGTGCTCGAAGGTCTGCGCGACGCCGACGCGAAAGCCCTGCTGACGCCCGAAACCGGCGATCCGGTCGACGATCAGATCCGCGACCGGATTCTGGCCGAGGCTCGCGGCAACCCGCTGGCGTTGCTCGAACTGCCGCGCGCGGGCGGGTTCGCCACGCCCGACACGTCCTCGGTGCCGAACCGGATCGAGCGCAGTTTCCAGGCCAGGCTGGCTGAGTTGCCCGAGGACGCGCGGCTGCTGCTGATCCTCGCGAGCGCAGACCCGACCGGCGATCCGCGACTGCTGTGGCCCGCCGCGCAACAGCTCGACATCGAGGTGACCGCCGCGTCGTCGAGCGCGGAAGCGGCGGAGTTGATCGAGTTCTCGACGCGCGTCCGGTTCTGTCATCCGCTGGCGCGTTCGGCCGTCTACCGGGCGGCCTCGCCTGCCGTGCGCCGCCGCGCTCACCTGGCGTTGGCCGAGGTCACCGATCCCGGCATCGACCCGGACCGCCGGGTCTGGCACCGCGCGCAGGGCAACGCCGGGCCCGACGACGACATCGCCGCCGAGCTGGAGAATTCGGCGTCCCGCGCGCAGGCACGCGGGGGCATCGCGGCCGCGGCTGCGTTCCTCGAACGCGCGGCGGCGCTGTCGCTCGATCCCGCGAAACGGACCGAACGCACCCTCGCCGCGGCGCAGGCCAAGCTCGACGCCGGCGCGACCGACTCGGCGGCCGAGTTGCTCACCGCCGCCGAGACGGGCGGGCTCGACGAGCGCACGCACGCGAAGGTGGACCTGCTGCGCGGCAGGCTCGGCTTCATCCGGCACGCGCACAGCGACGGCGCGGCGTCGATGCTGAGCGCCGCGCGCAGGCTGGCTCCGCTGGACGCGGCGCAGTCGCGTGACCACTTCCTCGACGCGCTGGAGATGGGCCTGCTCGTCGGCCGCGCGGCCGGGGTGCTCGACACCGTGGTGACGCAGGCGCGCTCCGCCCCGACGGCGCCCGAGCCGCCGGACCTGCTCGACGCGCTGATCCTGCTGACCACCGACGGCTACCGGGCCGCGGTCCCCGTGCTGCGCGGCATTCTCGTCGACAGTGCCAAGTGGACGCGCAGACCGGCGCTGGCGACCACGATCGCCGCCGACCTCTGGGACGCCGACGCGCACGCCGAGATCAGCGAGTGGCTGGTCAAGTCTGGCCGTGACGCCGGCTCGCCGCACGTGCTTCGGCTCGGGCTCGCGCAGGTCGCGTGCGCGGCCGTCAACACCGGCGAGTTCGGCCAGGCGATGTCCGCGATCGCCGAAGAGGAGGCGATCGCGGACGCACTGAGCGTGCCGACCGTGCTGTATCCGCAGGTGCACCTCGCCGCGATGCGTGGCCGTCGCGAGGAGCTGGCCGAGCTGACCGCGAAGGCGGCCGCATTGGCGTCCACAAAGGACCTGGGCATGATGCACGCGAACGTCGACTGGGCGACGGCCGTGATCAGCAACGGGCTCGCCGACTACCGCGCGGCGCTGACCGCAGCCGAGCGGGCCACCGCACCGGGCGACCTCTACCTCTCCGGCGTCGCGTTGCCCGAGCTGGTCGAGGCGGCGATGCGCTGCGGCGAGCAGGCCACGGCGGAATCCGCGCTGGCCAGGTTGACCGAACGCACCGCCCCCATCGGGACGGCGTGGGCGCTGGGCGTCACGGCGTACACGCGGGCGCTGGTCACCGGCGACGAAGCCGACTACGTCGAAGCCATCGACCGGCTCACCGCGAGCCAGGCACGCATCCACCTCGCACGCGCGCACCTGCTTTTCGGCGAATGGCTGCGCCGCGCGGGCAGGCGCCGTGATGCCCGCGAACAGCTGCGCACCGCGCACGAGCACCTGTCCGACATCGGCATGGAGGCGTTCGCGCGCCGAGCCGCGGAGGAGCTGCGCGCCACCGGCGAGGTCGCGCGCACCCGGTCGACCGGGACGTTCGACCAGCTCACCATGCAGGAGGTGCACATCGCCCGTCTGGTCGCGACCGGCGCGACGTCGAAGGAGGTCGCGGCGCGGCTGTTCCTGAGCCCGCGCACGGTCGACGCCCACCTCCGTAACATCTTCCGCAAGCTCGGCATCACCTCGCGCAGGCAACTGCGCGACCTGCCCGACCTCGCCTGA
- a CDS encoding diguanylate cyclase — protein MRGRIGGWLLWQRPLRVLGYVLAINFLAVAASAATAPLVAVTSLDLIRAGVLAIAAAAAIELTRHVERQREYARDSTVAYVDTKAVWSVAAVIVLPPLLATAMVVWTYGYAWFRIWPVRRPIPAHRWVFAASTVLLGTQAAVAVLALGMHHYPGAPSTGLLPGLADVGVIAAAAVLRWAINTGLVMAAIALSSPETTVRELFSGFSQQLLEAGTAGLGLVVAVLLVVANPFVLAGVVIALVAIHRGILLSQHQLAARIDVTTGLFTKKWWTELAEEALRRAAGGTRVTGVLFLDLDHFKRINDVHGHPNGDLVLRAVADAVKAETRGQDAVGRFGGEEFAILVPDIGTAENLENLAERIRLRVHTVIVDLPGGPSVSGLTVSIGAAVHPADGSNSVDDLLRAADHALYRAKNAGRDQVQTTRPFGE, from the coding sequence GTGCGAGGACGGATAGGAGGCTGGCTGCTCTGGCAGCGGCCTCTCCGCGTGCTGGGTTACGTGCTCGCGATCAACTTCCTCGCGGTCGCGGCCAGCGCGGCGACCGCGCCGCTCGTGGCCGTCACCTCACTCGACTTGATCCGGGCCGGCGTGCTGGCGATCGCCGCTGCCGCCGCGATCGAGTTGACCCGGCATGTCGAACGGCAGCGTGAGTACGCGCGCGATTCGACCGTCGCCTACGTCGACACCAAAGCCGTCTGGTCGGTCGCGGCGGTCATCGTGCTCCCGCCGCTGCTCGCGACGGCCATGGTGGTCTGGACCTACGGCTACGCGTGGTTCCGGATCTGGCCGGTCCGCCGTCCGATCCCCGCGCACCGCTGGGTGTTCGCCGCGTCGACCGTGCTGCTCGGCACCCAGGCCGCGGTCGCGGTGCTCGCGCTCGGCATGCACCACTATCCCGGCGCGCCGTCCACCGGCCTGCTGCCCGGCTTGGCCGATGTCGGCGTGATCGCCGCGGCGGCGGTGCTGCGCTGGGCGATCAACACCGGGCTGGTGATGGCGGCGATCGCGTTGTCCAGCCCCGAAACGACCGTCCGCGAGCTGTTCAGCGGCTTCTCCCAGCAACTGCTCGAAGCCGGGACGGCCGGGCTCGGCCTGGTGGTGGCGGTGCTGCTGGTGGTGGCGAACCCGTTCGTGCTCGCCGGCGTGGTGATCGCACTGGTCGCCATCCACCGCGGGATCCTGCTCTCGCAGCACCAGCTCGCCGCCCGGATCGACGTCACGACCGGCCTGTTCACCAAGAAATGGTGGACCGAGCTGGCCGAGGAAGCGCTCCGGCGCGCGGCGGGCGGCACTCGCGTGACCGGCGTGCTGTTCCTCGACCTCGATCACTTCAAGCGGATCAACGACGTGCACGGCCATCCCAACGGCGACCTCGTGCTGCGTGCCGTCGCCGACGCGGTGAAGGCCGAAACCCGTGGTCAAGACGCCGTCGGCCGCTTCGGCGGCGAGGAGTTCGCGATTCTGGTGCCCGACATCGGCACCGCCGAGAACCTGGAGAACCTCGCCGAACGGATCCGGCTGCGCGTCCACACGGTGATCGTCGACCTGCCCGGCGGACCCAGCGTGAGCGGGTTGACGGTGTCGATCGGCGCCGCCGTCCATCCCGCCGACGGCAGCAACAGCGTCGACGACCTGCTGCGCGCCGCCGACCACGCGCTGTACCGCGCGAAGAACGCCGGTCGCGACCAGGTCCAGACGACGCGGCCGTTCGGCGAGTAG
- a CDS encoding Leg1-related protein (Bacterial members of this family occur in the Actinobacteria, and are related to Leg1 (liver-enriched gene 1) of zebrafish.): MTRSHPAELAALDLYQVWTTVADLTDRFDPYRFEHRMAAYRTLVDVTNDGDRFGADNRGNPLWAWMFQLQWQCRTDRLGATTGTDGRIDPDAPWAYGNYTLSVIPWLGAVRAGVVPPLEIADAPAPSRFGYVRAGVVPAELARSVEQWSDYFTLVKTLAPSSDTEPVRIALWKAHKTCLDVVVTAIADIDPAPYAPIELTFLRGWCRMVDYLGAAAWRTDFDFMTEHGLDVLPEILLEQRSDLHALPDKVRRNVANVLRLANTSPRRHALNLRLWKRIMRTRAARDEVIVLLDAVFDPRPDNAAARRRTAGYLLRP; encoded by the coding sequence ATGACCAGAAGTCATCCGGCCGAGCTCGCCGCGCTGGACCTGTACCAGGTCTGGACCACGGTCGCGGACCTGACCGACCGGTTCGACCCGTACCGCTTCGAGCACCGGATGGCGGCTTACCGCACCCTCGTCGACGTCACCAACGACGGCGACCGCTTCGGCGCCGACAACCGGGGCAACCCGCTCTGGGCGTGGATGTTCCAGCTGCAGTGGCAGTGCCGCACCGACCGCCTCGGCGCCACCACGGGCACGGACGGCCGCATCGACCCCGACGCCCCGTGGGCCTACGGCAACTACACGCTGAGCGTGATCCCGTGGCTCGGCGCGGTCCGGGCCGGAGTCGTACCCCCGCTCGAGATCGCCGACGCCCCGGCGCCGTCACGCTTCGGATACGTGCGCGCGGGTGTCGTGCCCGCCGAGTTGGCCCGCAGCGTCGAACAGTGGTCGGACTACTTCACGCTCGTGAAGACACTGGCTCCTTCGAGCGATACCGAGCCGGTCCGGATCGCGTTGTGGAAAGCGCACAAGACCTGCCTCGACGTCGTCGTCACCGCGATCGCGGACATCGACCCGGCCCCGTACGCCCCGATCGAGCTGACGTTCCTGCGCGGCTGGTGCCGGATGGTCGACTACCTCGGCGCGGCCGCGTGGCGGACGGACTTCGACTTCATGACGGAGCACGGCCTGGACGTGCTGCCGGAGATCCTCCTCGAGCAGCGCTCTGACCTGCACGCATTGCCCGACAAGGTGCGCCGCAACGTCGCCAACGTACTGAGGCTGGCGAACACCTCGCCGCGGCGCCACGCGCTGAACCTCCGGCTGTGGAAGCGGATCATGCGCACCCGGGCGGCGCGGGACGAGGTGATCGTTCTGCTGGACGCCGTCTTCGACCCCCGGCCGGACAACGCCGCCGCGCGCCGGCGGACCGCCGGGTATCTGCTGCGGCCCTAG
- a CDS encoding Gfo/Idh/MocA family protein: protein MLRIGVLGAARIAPAALLRPARASAEVEVAAVAARDPGRARAYAAKHGIPKVYGDYESMLADPSIDAVYNPLPNGLHGRWTLAALAAGKHVLCEKPFTANASEARKVAEAARASGLVVMEAFHYRYHPLFRRAVAVVRSGELGPIRRIETALCFPLPKFSDIRYNFDLAGGALMDAGCYAVHMARSLGDSEPSVVSASAKLQGPAVDRAMSAELRFDAGYTAGVQCSMWSSTVLRISAKVIGESGEMRVFNPLAPQFTHRLTVRVRDHKRVEHFDRRASYDYQLDAFAAAVLRGEPVLTTLDDSIANMTVIDGIYRAAGLPLREPTA from the coding sequence TTGCTTCGGATCGGTGTCCTCGGCGCCGCACGGATCGCGCCTGCCGCACTGCTGCGCCCCGCCAGGGCATCGGCCGAAGTGGAGGTCGCCGCCGTCGCCGCGCGTGATCCCGGACGCGCCCGCGCGTACGCCGCCAAACACGGCATCCCGAAGGTGTACGGCGACTACGAGTCGATGCTCGCCGACCCGTCGATCGACGCGGTGTACAACCCACTGCCGAACGGCCTGCACGGCCGCTGGACACTCGCCGCACTCGCGGCAGGCAAACACGTGCTGTGCGAAAAGCCGTTCACCGCCAACGCTTCCGAGGCCCGCAAGGTCGCCGAGGCGGCCCGCGCGAGCGGCTTGGTCGTGATGGAGGCGTTCCACTACCGCTACCACCCGCTGTTCCGGCGGGCGGTAGCGGTAGTGCGCAGCGGCGAGCTCGGCCCGATCCGCCGCATCGAGACGGCACTCTGCTTCCCGCTGCCGAAGTTTTCGGACATTCGGTACAACTTCGACCTCGCGGGCGGCGCGCTGATGGACGCGGGCTGCTACGCCGTCCACATGGCCCGCTCGCTCGGCGATTCGGAACCCTCGGTGGTGTCGGCTTCGGCGAAACTGCAAGGCCCGGCGGTCGACCGCGCGATGAGCGCCGAGCTGCGCTTCGACGCGGGCTACACGGCGGGTGTGCAGTGCTCGATGTGGTCGTCGACGGTGCTTCGGATCTCCGCGAAGGTGATCGGGGAGTCGGGGGAGATGCGGGTGTTCAACCCGCTGGCCCCGCAGTTCACCCACCGGCTGACCGTCCGCGTCCGCGACCACAAGCGGGTCGAGCACTTCGACCGCCGCGCCAGCTACGACTACCAGCTCGACGCCTTCGCGGCCGCCGTGCTGCGCGGCGAGCCCGTGCTCACGACGCTGGACGACTCGATCGCCAACATGACCGTGATCGACGGCATCTACCGGGCCGCGGGCCTCCCGCTCCGCGAACCCACCGCCTGA
- a CDS encoding MFS transporter, which produces MTGTADRPATFRSVFGIGEFRGLLAAHLLSVAGDQLARLALTILVWQQTSSPSLTALTFAVSYVPDVLGGLVLAAVTDRFSRRTVMVATDLARAVVVAAMALPGVPLVVRVALLVVVQLAAVPFSAARQAVLPALLAGDRLVAGTGILSMTYQCGLAFGFGGGAAVVDALSPAGALWVDAGTFLVSAALLRATLRPHRPTGFAEPKAGRRPTITAGWRLVAADKRLLALLGIACCSGFYVVPEGLAVPYAAELGANSQLGWLLAANPLGTIAGVLMLKRLAPTRRLTLLGPLAAASSLVLLPTGWAPSVLVSALLWGLSGAFSAHDMVTQATYVRLVPDSRRGQALGVAGAAFRAAQGLAIIVSGLLAQVIAPSLVIASFAVAGVLAASAAATGWARASAAAQPS; this is translated from the coding sequence ATGACCGGTACGGCTGATCGACCGGCGACGTTCCGCTCGGTGTTCGGGATCGGCGAGTTCCGCGGGCTGCTGGCCGCGCATCTGCTGTCGGTCGCGGGCGACCAGCTGGCGCGGCTCGCGCTGACGATCCTGGTGTGGCAGCAGACCTCGTCGCCGTCACTGACCGCGTTGACGTTCGCGGTGAGCTACGTGCCGGACGTGCTCGGCGGCCTGGTGCTGGCCGCCGTCACGGACCGGTTCTCCCGGCGGACGGTCATGGTCGCCACCGATCTCGCGCGGGCCGTGGTGGTCGCGGCGATGGCATTGCCCGGGGTCCCACTGGTCGTCCGGGTCGCGTTGCTCGTGGTCGTGCAGCTGGCGGCGGTGCCGTTCTCGGCCGCGCGGCAGGCCGTGCTGCCCGCGCTGCTGGCCGGGGATCGGCTGGTCGCGGGCACCGGGATCCTGTCGATGACCTACCAGTGCGGGCTGGCGTTCGGCTTCGGCGGTGGCGCCGCGGTGGTGGACGCGCTCAGTCCGGCAGGCGCGTTGTGGGTCGACGCGGGCACGTTCCTCGTCTCGGCCGCACTGCTGCGTGCGACGTTGCGTCCGCATCGACCGACCGGGTTCGCTGAACCGAAGGCCGGACGCCGGCCGACGATCACGGCGGGCTGGCGGTTGGTCGCGGCGGACAAGCGGCTGCTCGCCTTGCTCGGCATCGCCTGCTGCAGCGGTTTTTACGTCGTCCCGGAAGGCCTGGCCGTCCCGTACGCGGCCGAACTCGGCGCGAACTCGCAGCTCGGCTGGCTGCTGGCGGCCAACCCTCTCGGCACGATCGCCGGGGTGCTGATGCTCAAACGGCTCGCGCCAACGCGCCGCCTGACGTTGCTCGGCCCGCTCGCCGCGGCGAGCAGCCTGGTGCTGCTGCCGACGGGCTGGGCGCCGAGTGTGCTGGTCAGCGCACTGTTGTGGGGTTTGAGCGGCGCGTTCTCGGCGCACGACATGGTCACCCAGGCCACCTATGTCCGGCTGGTGCCGGACTCGCGGCGCGGGCAGGCGCTCGGTGTGGCCGGTGCCGCGTTCCGGGCCGCGCAGGGGCTGGCGATCATCGTGTCCGGACTGCTCGCGCAGGTGATCGCGCCGTCGCTGGTGATCGCGTCGTTCGCGGTCGCCGGTGTGCTCGCGGCCTCGGCCGCCGCCACCGGCTGGGCCCGCGCGTCAGCGGCGGCCCAGCCGTCTTAG